The region GGCCAGGTCGAACGCGCGTCGACTCTCGGCGGCCAGGGCCGACCGTACGACGTCGTCCTCGTCCCGGCCGGTGTGCTGCTCGACGGCGAAGTCCAGGGTGCCCCGGCCGAGCACGATCTGCACCGGTTCGCCGTCCCGCTCGCGGAACACGGTACGCAGCGCGCCGTGCCGGGCCACCAGCCGTCCGAGCGCGGTGTGCAGCGCCGGCACGTCCAGCCGCCCGTCGAGTCGTACGGCGGTCGGCTCGTTGTAGGCGCCCCGGCCCGGGTTCAACCGTTCGAGGAACCACATCCGCGACTGCCCGCGCGACAACGGCCCCGACCGGTCCGGACCGACCCGCGGGCCCGCGCCCAACGCGGCCGTGTCGACGTCGACCGGCACGAGCGGTGTGGAAGCGGGCGCCGTGACAGCAGGCGGCGCGACAGCAGGCGGTCCGGCCGGCGCGGTTCGCGCCTCGTGGTAGCGGGCGCGCAGGCGGTCGAGGTGCGGCAGCCCCGCCCGCAGCTGCTCCGGCCGCACCCCGAAGTCCACCAGCGCGGCCACCTCGTCCACGCCCGCCGCCGTGAGCGCGTCGATCAGCGCGGCGCCCTGCTCGGGCGAACCGATCAGCGCGCGGGACTCGCAGTACCGGTCGTAGGCGCGCCGGAACACGTAGTCCAGGTCCTCCTCGCGGGCGTCCTGGAGGTCGACCCGGAAGCCGAGACTGTTGGTCAGCTGCCCGAACAGCGACAGCGAGGACCGCATGTACGCCCGCAGCGGCGCGAACGCCTCGGACCGGGCCCGCCCCGAGTCCTCGCCGAGGTAGGTGTGCACGAGCACGACGACCCGGCCGCCCCGTGGGTCGAGCCCGTGCGCGGCACGGGTCTTGCGATAGCGCGCGATGTTGTCGGCCAACTGCTCCACCGACTGGCTCATCAGGTTGGTGACGATGCCGAGGTCGTGCTCGGCCGCCCGCTGGTACGACTCCGGGTTGCCGACGACCGCGACGAACATCGGTGGCACCGCCTGTACGGGGCGCGGCAGGGTGCGTACCTCGATGGTCTCGCCGGTGCCGGAGCGGCGTTGCACCGCCTCCCCTCGCCAGAGGCGTCGTACCTGGTCGAGGTGGCCGTACATGACGTCGCGGGCGGGTGCGAAATTGTCCGGGGCGAGCACGAAGTCGCCCGCGTGCCAGCCCGGCGCGCAGCCGATCCCGACCCGTCCGCCGGACAATCGGTCCACCATGGACCATTCCTCGGCGACCCGGATCGGGTCGTGCAGCGGCAGCACCACCGAGCCGGCGTGCAGCCGGATCCGGCTCGTCTCGCGGGCCAGCGCGGCGGCCAGCACCACCGGGTTGGGGAACACGCCGCCGAAGGAGTGGAAGTGCCGCTCCGGAATCCACACCGCGTGGAACCCGTGCTCGTCGGCGAACCGGGCGGTCTCGACAATCGACTCGTACGGGTCGACCGGATCCCCGTCGTCCGCCGTCGCGTCCTGCGGGTAGTCCCCGAAGAAGTACACACTGAAATCCGGCGCCGCCCGCACCACCCCCGGCTCTACCGGCTCGGTCGCCGGGAGCACCGGCACGGGTGCCGGCACGGGTGCCACGGCCGGCAGCGGTGCGGACGCGGGTACGGCGGTTACCTGCGGGCGGGTCAGGAAGCCGGCCGCGCGCATCTCCCGCAGCGAGCGTTCCACCGCGTCGATGACGGCGTCGACGTCGTCGTCGGTGTGTTCGGTGGAGAGGAAGAAGTTGCGCCACTCCCAGACGTACACGCCCTTGAGCAGCAGGTGGTGGTAGAGCAGTTCGAGGTCGGCCCGGTGCTCGAAGCGGAACTGGGAGCCGAAGTGGCCGAGCCGGACCGGATACTCGTCCTCCTCGAAGAATGCGTTCAGCGTGCCGACCAGCCGGTCGGTCCGGGTGTTGAGCGCCTGTTGCAGGTCCGGGCTCTGCTGCTTCAGCCGGGTCAGTACGGCACGGGCGGCCACCATCGACACCGGATGCTGGATGTAGGTGCCGCCGAAGAAGGTCGTCTCGCGCTCGGGGCGGCTGTCGTCGCCGTACCGCCAGAAGCCGCCGTCGACGCCGTCCATGATGTCGGCGCGGCCGGCGATCGCCCCGATCGGGAAGCCGCCACCGAGCAGTTTGCCGTACGTGGCGAGGTCCGGGGTCACGCCGAACAGGCCCTGCGCGCCGCGCGGGTGCGGCCGGAACCCGGTCAGCATCTCGTCGAACATCAGCACGATGCCGTACCGGTGGGTGATCTCGCGCAGCCGGTGCAGGAACGCGGTCGGCTGGAGCGTGGGGTGGCGGCTCTGCACCGGCTCGACGATGACGGCGGCGAGCCGTTCGCCGAGCGCCTCGATCGTCTCCAGGGCATCCGGCGTGCCATAGTCGAGCACCACCAGGTCGGCGACGGCGCTGGCCGGGATGCCGGTGGAGACCGCGACGGTGGTCCGGTCCGCGCCGGTGCCGACCGAGCGGCCGAGCACGTTGTCGGCGTGCCCGTGGTACGACCCGTGGAACATGACTATCGTGTCGCGTCCGGTGGCGGCGCGGGCGAGCCGGATCGCGGCGGAGTTCGCCTCGGTGCCCGAGTTCGCGAACGCCACCCGTTGCATCCCGGTCAGCTCACTGAGCAGGGTGGCGGCCTCCCCGGTGTCGACGCTGCGCGGGCCGAGTTGGACGCCCCGGGACAGGTGCTCGCGTACCGCGTCCGCGACGAAGTCGGGCTCGTGGCCGAAGAGCAGCACGCCGAAGCCCATGGTGATGTCGAGGTACCGGTTGCCGTCCACGTCCTCCAGCCAGGCGCCCTTCGCGCGCTGGCCGGCGATCGGGTACAGCATCTCCTTGGTGGCGCCGCGGAACCCGACCACGGCCCGGCTGTCGGCCAGCACGCCCCGGTAGCGCTGGGCGATCTCCTTCGAACGCCGGGTCTTCGCCACGAACTGACGTTGCAGGTCCTCCACGTGGGCCCGCTGGCCGTCGGTGGCGACCGCGCCGGCCTGCCCCGCGCCGGGCGCCACGACCACCCTCGGCCCGTGCACCTCGGCCACCGCCGCCGGCTGCGGCGCCGGAGCCGGTTCCGCTACCTCGGGTACGACCACAGCGGCCGGCGCCTCCACCACGCGCGGCTCCACCACCGGCGCGGTCACCGGGGCGACCACCGGCACCCGGCGGGACAGGATCAGACGGGACAGCCGGTGCGGGGTGTCCGCCTCCTCGAACAGCTCCCGCATGGCCAGCCGTACGCCGAACTCGCCCTCGAACTCCCGCAGCGCGTTGATCATCGCGAGGGAGTCGGCGCCCATCTGGAAGAACGGGCGGTGGATGTCGATGTCGGCCGGGGCGCAGCCGAGGTGCCGGGCGCTGATCTCGCGTACCCGTTCGACCACCGGCCCGAGGTGGGGCTCGGTGGTGTCGGCGACCGCGCCGGTGCGGGTGTCGCGGCCGGTGTCAACGTCAACCATCACGCCTCCAGGGTCGGTGCGGGCCAGCGGCGGTCCGGTCCAGTGGACCCGTCGTTGGAACGGATAGGCGGGCAGCGGCACCCGGTGCCCGGCACCGGGGCCGAGCACGGCGGCCCAGTCCAGGTCGACCCCGTGTACGTGCAGCCGGGCGACCGCCTCGAAGTGCTGGTCGAGCCCGACGCCCCGGCGCTGGGCGGCGAGCACCGGCGAGCCGGGCAGCGCCGGCCGGAGCAGCCCGACCAGGCTCGGGTGCGGGCCGAGTTCCAGCACCGGGCTGCCGGCCACGCCGTCCCCGGCCGCCGCGAGCGCGGCCGTGACCAGGTCGAACCGGACCGCCGCCCGGGTCTGCCGGACCGGGTACGCCGGATCCAACCGGTGCCCGACCGGCAGTACGGTCCCGTCCATGCCGCTGACCAGCGGGATGTCCAGCGGGGCGAGCGGGATCGCGGCGAGCACCTCGCCCAGCGGGGCGATGATCGGGTCGAGCAGGGCGGTGTGGAAGGCGCGGTTGACGGCGAGCCGGTGCCAGCGCAGCCCACGCTCGTCCAGCCGACGGCAGGCGGCATCGATCGCCTCGACCGGCCCGGCGACGACGTGGTTCTCGGCCGCGTTGATCGCGGCCAGGTCGAGCCGCCGGTCGTCGGCGAGCAGGTCGTCGACCGCCGGTCGGGCGGCGAACACCGCGACCATCCCGCCGGGTGCGGTGTACTCGCGCATCAGCCGTCCGCGCAGTCCGGTGAGCCGCAGCCCGTCCTCGATCGACAGTGCGCCGGCCGCCGCCAGGGCCGCGTACTCGCCGACGCTGTGGCCGGCGACGAGGTGTGGCGTCACCCCGAACGACCGCCACAGTCGGGTCAGCGCGACCTGGTACGCGAACAGCGCCGGCTGGGCCACGTCGGTCTCCCAGACCGGACCGGTACCGGCCGAGCCGTCCGCCGCCGCCGGGTCGCCCCCGGCGTCACCGAGCAGGGGCGTGAGCAGCGAGGGTCCACCGGTCCGGCGCTGGTACGCCTCGCACTCGTCCAACACCTCACGAAACCGTGGATAGCGCCGGTAGAGCGGTGCGGCCAGCCCGGCGTACGGGGTGCCCTGCCCGCCGTACACAAAAATGGGTGTGATTCCCCCGGCCGGCACCGGGCCGGCGGTCGCGACCCGGTTCGCGACCTGCCGCTGCGGCGCGGCGAGGTAGGTGTCCAACGCGTCCGCGAGCGCCGTCGGCGTCGCACCCGTCACGACCAGCCGGTGCCGCAGGTGCGGGCGGCCGAGCGCGGCGGTGCCGACCAGGTCGTCCAGGTCCGGTCCGGGGTCGGCGCGAAGGTGGTCGCGGAACCGGCCGGCGAGCGTACGCAGGCTGTCCGGGTGGTCCGCGGACAGCGGCAGCGGCACCGGATCCGGCGGGGTTCGCCGGCCCGGTGCGACCTGCCGTGGCTGTCGGGTCGACGGTGGTGGCTCTTCGAGGATCAGGTGCACGTTCGTCCCGCCGACCGCGAGCGAGGTCACCCCGGCCCGGCGCGGGCCGGGCAGGTCCGGCCAGGGCCGCGCCTCGGTCGGGATGAAGAACGGGCTGCCGGCCAGGTCCAGCGCCGGATTGGGCCGCTCGAACCCGACCAGCGGCGGAATCTCCCCGTGTTTGAGCACCAGCACCGTCTTGAGCAGGCCGGCCATTCCGGCGCAGGCGTCCAGATGGCCGATGGCGGGTTTGGCCGAGCCGATCGCGCAGTACCCGGTCCGGTCGGTGCGTTCCCGGTACGCGGAGGTCATGCCGTCGAACTCGATCGGGTCGCCCTTGTACGTGCCGGTGCCGTGGGTCTCCAGGTAGCCGATGGTGTCGGGCGACACCCCGGCCACGTCGAGTGCGCGCAGGATGGCGCCCCGCTGCCCGGTCGCGCTCGGCGCGAGGTAGCTCAGCTTCGAGGCGCCGTCGTTGTTGACGCCGCTGCCCAGGATCACCCCGTGGATGGTGTCGCCGTCGGCGACCGCGCGGTCGTACCGTTTGAGCAGCACGGCGGCGACCCCGTTGCCGCCGACGGTCCCGTCGGACGACGCGTCGAACGCGCGGCACCGGCCGGACCGGGACAGGATGGTGCCCTTGACGTGCCGGTAGCCGAGGATCTGCGGGGTGTGCACCGCCGCCGCGCCGGCCAGGGCCAGGTCGGCGTCACCGGCGAGCAGCGCCTGCCCGGCCAGGTGCACCGCCACCAGCGAGGTCGAACAGCCGGTCTGCACCGTGATCGCCGGCCCGGTGAGCCCGAGCCGGTAGGCGACCCGGGTCGCGGCGAAGTCGTTGAAGTTGCCCACGGCGACCTGGAACGCGGAGGCGAAGTCGCCCTCCCACCGGGCCTCGCCCAGGTTGTTGCGCAGGTACGTGTTGAGCGGGTACAGGTGGTAGCCGACGCCCGCGAAGATCCCCACCCGTACGTCGGGCGGCGTCGCCGCGTACCCGCCGTTCTCCAGTGCGTGGTGACAGGTTTCCAGGAAGAGCCGGTGCTGCGGGTCGACGGTGCGCGCCTCCTGCGGGCTCATCCCGAAGAACTCCGCGTCGAACGAGTCGATGTCGTCGAGCACCCCGCTGACCGCCACGAAGTCGGGTGACTCGCGTACCGACGCAGGTATCCCGGCACCGGCCAGCTCCGCCGGGCCGAACCTCCGTACGCTGGTCACGCCGCTACGGATGTTGTGCCAGTAGCCCTCGGGCGTGTCCGCGCCGGGCAGCCGGAACGCCATCCCGACGATCGCTATCCGCCGGTCGTCGGTGCTGCCGTACATCGTGTCCCTCATTTCGCCGGCCGCCGCCGGATCGACAGCGCGGCCACCATGACCAGGGCAATCAGCACCGCGAGGCCGTGGAACGTGGTGACCACGGTCAGCGGGGTGAGGCGTTCCAGCAGGAACGAGCAGGCCACCATGCCGATGCCGAAGCCGAGGTTCTCCGCCATCGCGGAGAAGCCGAAGACGTACCCGCGCTGCTCGTCGGGGGCGGCCTGCAACCGGCTGTTGTACGCGATCTCGGTGAAGCCGTCCGCCACACCGGCGATGGCGGCGACCAGAATCGCCAGCGGCAACGGCGGTGCGGTGAAGGTGAGGATGAACGCGGCCGACATGAGCGCGGCGCCGAGCGCGAACGCCCGCTCGTCGATGGTCCGACCGGTACGACCCGCCCAGGCGGCGACGGCCCGCTGGGCGACGATGTTGCCGATCGCCCAGGTGGCCCAGAACTGCGACACGAAGGCGGCCGGGTGCTCCGGGTCGAGCGCGGTGGAGAACACCGGCAGGCCGACGTTGTGCGACGCCGACCCGAACGCGTCGATGGCACGCAGACTGATCAGGGCGAGCAGGATCGGGGTCAGCCGCAGGTAGCGCAGGGCGGTGAGCTGTGCCGCGAGCACCCCCGGTGCCTTTTGCGCCCCGCCCGACCCGGCTTTCGCCTCGGTGCGGCGGGTGGTGATCGGCAGTCGGGCCAGGTTCGCGGCCGAGAAGAGGAACGCCCCGGCGTCGATGAGGAACGCGCCGGAGTAGCCGACCGTGGCGATGAGTAGACCGGCCGAGGCGAATCCCGCCACCATCGCGATCGAGCGGCCGGTGGCGAGCAGCGCGTTGGCGCGTACCCGCTGGTCCTGACCGACGATTTCGGGGATGCTGCTGCGCAGCGCGACGCTGGTGAGGGTGGCGCCGGTGCCGGTGACGACCGCGACGAGGTAGAGCAGCCCGGCCTGGGACGCGGCCGGCGCGAGCACCAGCCCGATCAGGGCGAGCGCCTGGGTGACATCGGAGATCACCATGATCCGCTTGCGGTCGAGCCGGGAGACGAGGCTGCCGGCGCCGAAGCCGGCGAGCACGCTCGTGGCGAGGCGCAGCGCCATGATCAGCCCGGTCTGCAACGCGCTGCCGGTCAGCGAGTACGCGAACAGGTTGAGCGCCACCATGTCCAGGTAGCTGCCGTACGCCGAGACGGCGTTGCCGACCACCAGGAACCGGAAGTGCCGCATCCCGTCCCGCGTACGCCCGGCGCCTCGATCCAGGATCGTCACGGGCAGAAAAAGGGCGCGTTAATTGTTGTCGACGTCAGGCGCCTGACGCGACCAGCAGGGGATGAATTGTGCGGCAAATTGTGCCCCCAGGACCGGCGGACGCCGTTGGCGCGCATTCGATAGGGCGACTTCCGCGAGTCAGAGTATGGGAATGCCTGGATGTTAGCAAGGTCCACTTCGGAAGGTCATCGAGTGACCCCTTGATCCGGAAGTTCGGTGATTTGTCCACATGGGACAGCCTGCCGGGTATGGCCCGATTCAGGGCAGTCGCCATACCCCGGAGCAGGGCAAACACCTCGGCAGCCACAGGACTGCCGTCGGGCCCGTGCGGGATCGAGGTGGGCGATCGGACGGGCGATGACCGCGACCGACACCACGGGTCGGAGCGTACGGATTGCCGGGCGCTCGTCGCGCCGATGGTGCGTCTGCCGGCGTACACGATGCCCGCCGGGCAGATCACCGGCGCCAGGCGACCAGTGGCTCGCCCGGCACCGACACTCCCGCTATCAAATATTACTCACGTCATCCGGCGAAGATCGTCTCCCAATGGACGTACTGGGTCGCCGCCCCGCAGGCAACCACGCCGGCCAGTACTAGCCCGCGGACTCTGTACACAAAATGCTCCCTCCGCCGAATCACTGGCGATAACTCCGATCGCGAGTGAGGCACAATAGCAACAGAGGCACCCACATCGGCGGGCACCTCTCGGGGATTGGTTCGGCCAGGATACCCATGCCGAAACAGCCGGGATTTCAGCAGGCCGACATAACCGCAACGATCACGAAGGGTCACCTTCTCATGACCGGCACGTAACCTGTATTCCCTTGCCCGCGGTAGCGAGTGCGAGGACGCTATCACGAAGGTCCGGATCGACCCATTCACGGTCGCGACCTGCGAAAACGTGGACTCGTAACCGAGAGCACCGCAATGGCCACGCATCACTTGAACAGCCGTAATGCCATCGATCGAACCAGAGCGCGCTGCGGATTGCCGAGCCAGTGCCGTTCGACCAGGGGTTCTTCCGGCCCCGGCGTCGCGCCTCCCCGCCCACTAGTACATAATGGGGTAAAACTGGACAAATACGAGAGGCGTCGCCGCCCCGATCACTCGGATTCCGTAATGTATTGATTTCCGCCGGCCTGATAAACGGTTCCGTTGGACCAGGCCGTCATGGCCACGGCGCCATTTCGTTTCGGCTGATTATCGGTGCTCGGCGGTGGCGATGACCGGTCCACGATATCCGGCAGGAACGGCGCCCCGAGCGGCTCGTGCCCGGATCCCGCAATGGTCGTATCGCTGGCCAATCTTCGGGCCAGCGCATTGACGTCCG is a window of Micromonospora sp. NBC_01699 DNA encoding:
- a CDS encoding non-ribosomal peptide synthetase/type I polyketide synthase; the protein is MYGSTDDRRIAIVGMAFRLPGADTPEGYWHNIRSGVTSVRRFGPAELAGAGIPASVRESPDFVAVSGVLDDIDSFDAEFFGMSPQEARTVDPQHRLFLETCHHALENGGYAATPPDVRVGIFAGVGYHLYPLNTYLRNNLGEARWEGDFASAFQVAVGNFNDFAATRVAYRLGLTGPAITVQTGCSTSLVAVHLAGQALLAGDADLALAGAAAVHTPQILGYRHVKGTILSRSGRCRAFDASSDGTVGGNGVAAVLLKRYDRAVADGDTIHGVILGSGVNNDGASKLSYLAPSATGQRGAILRALDVAGVSPDTIGYLETHGTGTYKGDPIEFDGMTSAYRERTDRTGYCAIGSAKPAIGHLDACAGMAGLLKTVLVLKHGEIPPLVGFERPNPALDLAGSPFFIPTEARPWPDLPGPRRAGVTSLAVGGTNVHLILEEPPPSTRQPRQVAPGRRTPPDPVPLPLSADHPDSLRTLAGRFRDHLRADPGPDLDDLVGTAALGRPHLRHRLVVTGATPTALADALDTYLAAPQRQVANRVATAGPVPAGGITPIFVYGGQGTPYAGLAAPLYRRYPRFREVLDECEAYQRRTGGPSLLTPLLGDAGGDPAAADGSAGTGPVWETDVAQPALFAYQVALTRLWRSFGVTPHLVAGHSVGEYAALAAAGALSIEDGLRLTGLRGRLMREYTAPGGMVAVFAARPAVDDLLADDRRLDLAAINAAENHVVAGPVEAIDAACRRLDERGLRWHRLAVNRAFHTALLDPIIAPLGEVLAAIPLAPLDIPLVSGMDGTVLPVGHRLDPAYPVRQTRAAVRFDLVTAALAAAGDGVAGSPVLELGPHPSLVGLLRPALPGSPVLAAQRRGVGLDQHFEAVARLHVHGVDLDWAAVLGPGAGHRVPLPAYPFQRRVHWTGPPLARTDPGGVMVDVDTGRDTRTGAVADTTEPHLGPVVERVREISARHLGCAPADIDIHRPFFQMGADSLAMINALREFEGEFGVRLAMRELFEEADTPHRLSRLILSRRVPVVAPVTAPVVEPRVVEAPAAVVVPEVAEPAPAPQPAAVAEVHGPRVVVAPGAGQAGAVATDGQRAHVEDLQRQFVAKTRRSKEIAQRYRGVLADSRAVVGFRGATKEMLYPIAGQRAKGAWLEDVDGNRYLDITMGFGVLLFGHEPDFVADAVREHLSRGVQLGPRSVDTGEAATLLSELTGMQRVAFANSGTEANSAAIRLARAATGRDTIVMFHGSYHGHADNVLGRSVGTGADRTTVAVSTGIPASAVADLVVLDYGTPDALETIEALGERLAAVIVEPVQSRHPTLQPTAFLHRLREITHRYGIVLMFDEMLTGFRPHPRGAQGLFGVTPDLATYGKLLGGGFPIGAIAGRADIMDGVDGGFWRYGDDSRPERETTFFGGTYIQHPVSMVAARAVLTRLKQQSPDLQQALNTRTDRLVGTLNAFFEEDEYPVRLGHFGSQFRFEHRADLELLYHHLLLKGVYVWEWRNFFLSTEHTDDDVDAVIDAVERSLREMRAAGFLTRPQVTAVPASAPLPAVAPVPAPVPVLPATEPVEPGVVRAAPDFSVYFFGDYPQDATADDGDPVDPYESIVETARFADEHGFHAVWIPERHFHSFGGVFPNPVVLAAALARETSRIRLHAGSVVLPLHDPIRVAEEWSMVDRLSGGRVGIGCAPGWHAGDFVLAPDNFAPARDVMYGHLDQVRRLWRGEAVQRRSGTGETIEVRTLPRPVQAVPPMFVAVVGNPESYQRAAEHDLGIVTNLMSQSVEQLADNIARYRKTRAAHGLDPRGGRVVVLVHTYLGEDSGRARSEAFAPLRAYMRSSLSLFGQLTNSLGFRVDLQDAREEDLDYVFRRAYDRYCESRALIGSPEQGAALIDALTAAGVDEVAALVDFGVRPEQLRAGLPHLDRLRARYHEARTAPAGPPAVAPPAVTAPASTPLVPVDVDTAALGAGPRVGPDRSGPLSRGQSRMWFLERLNPGRGAYNEPTAVRLDGRLDVPALHTALGRLVARHGALRTVFRERDGEPVQIVLGRGTLDFAVEQHTGRDEDDVVRSALAAESRRAFDLATGPLFVSRLLRWSDERHVLVLSFHHIVLDATSATVLARDLSALYRAELTGHPADLPDLPLDCLDLAHREAASTNGTHASGTHASGAYGSGTHGSGTRDSGANGDAPGTGAELDYWRERLAGDLPVLDLPTDRPRPTVQAGNGASVRRTLDPELSMRLRRLGGEHRSTLFMTMLAGYAATLRRFTRTDDLIVGTPVSDRPAGAEQVVGFFLNTIALRLDLSGDPTFADLLGRVRGTALDGYDHAHVPLDSVVRAVRPVRDPGRNPIFQTIVEFENDDAFRFDLPGVGARTLEHRAERAVVDLSLYVTNHADGIGCRLEYDTDLFDSSSVERLLSYLVAILEAAARDPRTPISALVGVLDADREKLARWGTGRRRELPSGCLHDAVRQWAHRTSQSVALIGGGSVLTYRQLDERASVLADRLATLGVGAGEIVALWLPRSPEFVVATLAVLRTGAAYLPLDPLLNDRQVHFMISDSGARVVLTTEGNEPPDLPDGVRPVYLDVEVDEATVRGALTRVADDPDAPCYVIYTSGSTGRPKGTVITHRSVLNLCRWYHDKLELTAADRGAAVCGQSFDASMLEIWPILMAGASLTIADDAVRLDSMALARWMRTAGVTIAMLPTPIGEGLLSLPVVAQPRLRHLAVGGQQLRVRPHPDLPYVLHNIYGPTETTVVVVVDVVADASKASAGPIPIGRPLDNIHVEVRDQRGNLAPLGAVGELFIGGAGVGRGYLNRPELTAQRFVDDPGGGPGARFYRSGDLVRWTTDGVLVFLGRADDQVKIRGNRVEPGEASAVLRGLDLVADGIVVARRDHNGDVYLAGYVVPAPGVPHDGIADRLVTAMARELPDVLIPRVWALLPVLPQTGNNKFDRAGLPEPTIRTGLPTPTLPVPPPRPAPPLPAPVPPPPPPVAEVTDDIGETVRALWAAELDRAPEQIGDASSFFTLGGHSINALRLLNRVREATGVEYPALDFFRAPTVSAMVGRLREHATPAINGHAGRIRGTL
- a CDS encoding MFS transporter produces the protein MTILDRGAGRTRDGMRHFRFLVVGNAVSAYGSYLDMVALNLFAYSLTGSALQTGLIMALRLATSVLAGFGAGSLVSRLDRKRIMVISDVTQALALIGLVLAPAASQAGLLYLVAVVTGTGATLTSVALRSSIPEIVGQDQRVRANALLATGRSIAMVAGFASAGLLIATVGYSGAFLIDAGAFLFSAANLARLPITTRRTEAKAGSGGAQKAPGVLAAQLTALRYLRLTPILLALISLRAIDAFGSASHNVGLPVFSTALDPEHPAAFVSQFWATWAIGNIVAQRAVAAWAGRTGRTIDERAFALGAALMSAAFILTFTAPPLPLAILVAAIAGVADGFTEIAYNSRLQAAPDEQRGYVFGFSAMAENLGFGIGMVACSFLLERLTPLTVVTTFHGLAVLIALVMVAALSIRRRPAK